GCATCCGGGTAGCCGCAGCCTCATAAATAGAGTCAGATTTAAACTGGTCCCGGCCCATGCGCCGAAACCTTTCTAGCTCCCTCAGCTCCTGACGCATAAACTGCAGCTTCTGCCGGAGCTTTTCTTTGTCGACTGTCATAGAAACTCCTCCCGCAACCCCGCGTCGAAATCAGCGTACAATTGACGTAGGTCAGGCTGGAAATCACAATACCAGCGGATAACGCTTTCCTTAAAGTCGGCCAACATAACTTCATCCCTAAGATACAAGAGCCGGCCGGATTCCAGCACCCGCATCTGCAGAGTCACCGGTACTCGTCTCAGGTTTATCAGGTTAACATCATCGTTTCTAACGATGCCAAGTAGATCCGAAAGCAGCTCTATCTCCCGCTCCAAGTCCCAGGAGCTTCCCGGCACCGGCAAGACCGCTAAATCTAGATCGGATAGCACCGTCTGCAGCTCGGTGCCATAGGAACCGTGAAGGTAGAGAGCGCCAATGTCACTTTGGCTCTGGGCCAGGGTCTTTAAAGCTGTGAACTGTTCTGGAGAGAGACTCAGCTTTTCCAGCCTTCGACTCAACCGTACCACGTGACCACTCCGTTCCTTTCTCAGGGCACCTAAGTTGCATGCGGGCTAATCCCCTTATGCACCTTTTCTAACCGCCCTGAGGCACCAGGTTGTATCTATTATACCACCCCTTGGTAACCCATCCCATTCTTATGGCGACCCTTTCCCTCTTCCCGCCGATCAGAAACAAATTCCCACCAATGGCCATTAACCGGCAGGAATCCCTCAGTTCCCTCCCGAAATTACTGGTCGGGTTGGCTATCCTCTCAAAACCCACCACCCTAGAAGGAGTATACATATGACCAGGGTTCTTGTTACCGGAGGAGCGGGGTACATAGGCAGCCATGTGGTTAAGGCGCTGGGGGAAAGGGGATATCAGGTCCTTACCTACGACAACCTCTCCACCGGCCACCCTTGGGCAGTCCTGTATGGAGACCTGGTAGAGGGAGACCTCTTGGATCAGCAAAAGCTCACGGCCACCCTTTTGGCCTTTCGGCCCGAAGCAGTCCTCCATTTTGCCGCCAAAATCGTGGTTCCCGAATCGGTAGCTTATCCCTTGCTTTATTACCAGCATAACTTCATCGGTACCCTAAACCTGCTCTTGGCCATGCAGCAGGCCGGTACCGGGCGGCTGATCTTTTCCTCCAGCGCCGCCGTTTACGGGATCCCGGACAATATCCCCATCCCTGAGGACGCACCCTTATCCCCCATTAACCCTTACGGTCAAACCAAGGCCATGGCCGAGCAGGTGCTGGCCGACCTGGCGGCATCGCCTGCCAGCCTGGCCCTAGCAGGCCGCGGGACCGTCGCCAAAAGTGCCCCAAGCAGCGCCCTAAGCAAGGACTACCCGGCCGGCCGCGCAACGCTTGCCAGGGCAGCCAAGCTAGTATCCCGAGAGGTAGCGGCAACTTCTTCCTTCGGGGAAAATGGGTTAGCCGCACCCGTTCCCGGCTTTCATCCTAGCCCCGAATTCCGTTACGTGGCCCTCCGCTACTTCAACGTTGCCGGAGCTGATCCCCAAGGGCGCATCGGTGAGAGCACCGCCGCTCCCACCCACCTCATCACCGTAGCCATGCGTACCGCCCTAGGCGAGCTACCCTGCCTCAACGTATTCGGGACTGATTACCCTACCCCGGATGGCTCCTGCATCCGCGATTACATCCACGTGGAAGATCTGGCCGACGCCCACATCTTAGCCCTAGAATACCTCCTCGACGGAGGCCCAAGCCAGGTATACAATTGTGGCTACGGCAGGGGTTACTCGGTACTGGAAGTAGTAGAGAGCACTAAGAAGGTGACCGGAGTTGATTTCCCGGTGCGCCATGTCCCCAGGCGCCCCGGCGATCCTCCGGCTCTGGTAGCTGACGCCACCAGGATCCGGCGTGAGCTGGGCTGGCAGCCCCGCTACGACGATCTAGACTTCATCCTCCAGACCGCCTGGAACTGGGAGAAAAACCAGCACCGGCGCAACTAAGCCCGGCGGGACACCTTAAAGTAATCTCTCATAATTACGCTTTCCATATATAATGCGGCGAATTTCCACGATGCCCTCGT
This Clostridia bacterium DNA region includes the following protein-coding sequences:
- a CDS encoding nucleotidyltransferase domain-containing protein, which translates into the protein MVRLSRRLEKLSLSPEQFTALKTLAQSQSDIGALYLHGSYGTELQTVLSDLDLAVLPVPGSSWDLEREIELLSDLLGIVRNDDVNLINLRRVPVTLQMRVLESGRLLYLRDEVMLADFKESVIRWYCDFQPDLRQLYADFDAGLREEFL
- a CDS encoding UDP-glucose 4-epimerase; the encoded protein is MAEQVLADLAASPASLALAGRGTVAKSAPSSALSKDYPAGRATLARAAKLVSREVAATSSFGENGLAAPVPGFHPSPEFRYVALRYFNVAGADPQGRIGESTAAPTHLITVAMRTALGELPCLNVFGTDYPTPDGSCIRDYIHVEDLADAHILALEYLLDGGPSQVYNCGYGRGYSVLEVVESTKKVTGVDFPVRHVPRRPGDPPALVADATRIRRELGWQPRYDDLDFILQTAWNWEKNQHRRN